Part of the Deinococcus multiflagellatus genome, ACCGGAATCCTTATCAGGCGTGGGCCACCCGGGCGTGCTGCCAGTAGCGCAAGAAGGCTTCAATCTGCTGCAGGAAATCGCTAAAGGAGGCCGCCTTCACCAGATAGGAACTGGCGTACAGCGTGTAGGCCATCTGCACGTCGTCGCGCGCGCCAGACGTGGTGAGCATGACCACCGGGATATGCGCAATTCGGGCATCGGCCTTGAGGGCCCGCAACACCTCAAAGCCATTCATGCCGGGCATGTTCACGTCCAGCAGCACCACATCGGGCAGTTCGGTGGCCGCCCGCAGCAGGGCCAGCGCTTCGGTGCCGGTGCTCGCCACCGTCAGGTGGCAATCCGGGCAAAGTTCGCTGAATGCTTCGAGCGCCAGCAGCTGGTCATGCGGGTTGTCGTCGATCAACAAAAAGTGCTGCGGCGCGGCCATAGCGATATCGTAAAGATCGAATAAAGATTAAATGAGGGATGCTCACAATTCCTGTTGAGCTTGGGCTGCCATCACAGCGCCGGTTTCTCAGAATGAAAGGCCCGTCGTGGTTCCCCAGAACGCGAACCCTGAAGAACGCTGGGC contains:
- a CDS encoding response regulator, whose product is MAAPQHFLLIDDNPHDQLLALEAFSELCPDCHLTVASTGTEALALLRAATELPDVVLLDVNMPGMNGFEVLRALKADARIAHIPVVMLTTSGARDDVQMAYTLYASSYLVKAASFSDFLQQIEAFLRYWQHARVAHA